In a genomic window of Mercenaria mercenaria strain notata chromosome 19, MADL_Memer_1, whole genome shotgun sequence:
- the LOC123542678 gene encoding zinc finger protein 99-like gives MERNNLEKQKTVSRHGTKCNPLVLPYKCEICKTPFSNKEKLMTHRNVHIAVKKPRVLPYVCEVCKTSFSNKEMLMIHRVVHVKVKKPLVLPHVCEVCKTSFSNKEMLATHRSVHVKVDKPSYQCKICKKFFVQMFVLKTHMDIHVKRPFLCEVCLKSFAKEDQLTQHKLIHSEISEKCKEKKIRKKDPSEELRTRQVKTTECYKCEICMKVFKALIHLTKHMRTHTGEGIQECKICTKLFTTAGGLKEHMRVHTGERPFICDICGKRFKSSGYLWEHRRIHTCGICSTSFASVAELRSHRRSHSVVPSYECDICKKSFKNKKYFEFHRRHHSAMNLYNCEKCEKSFLTLHLFKKHERTHSSGHPYLCEKCGLTFQMPTDYHNHMRVHSGIRPYGCDICGKPFMGAARLKGHKQHKHNVEYTVDRLYECEICGRSFKWIGSFKRHKTVHSTERPYQCQICKASFKTKMCLRNHKRFHTGVRPYGCDICTKRYVTSSDLKKHKCIRTNKCDICKKSFREVGALKRHMRVHSAERPYQCGTCNLSFSEAAYLQKHKRTHSDVRPYECDICRKRFISRSALKKHKLCHSDERLYNCELCQKYFKEKSSLKRHKDKKHLGNE, from the coding sequence ATGGAGAGAaacaatttagaaaaacaaaagactgtTAGTCGTCATGGGACTAAATGTAATCCCCTTGTGCTGCCATACAAGTGCGAAATATGCAAAACTCCTTTTTCAAACAAAGAAAAGTTAATGACGCACAGGAATGTTCATATTGCGGTTAAAAAACCTCGTGTGCTGCCGTATGTGTGTGAAGTTTgcaaaacttctttttcaaacaaagaAATGTTAATGATACACAGAGTTGTTCATGTGAAGGTTAAAAAACCTCTTGTGCTGCCGCACGTGTGCGAAGTATgcaaaacttctttttcaaacaaagaAATGTTAGCGACGCACAGGAGTGTTCATGTTAAAGTTGACAAACCTTCATATCAGTGTAAGATATGCAAGAAGTTTTTTGTACAAATGTTCGTTTTAAAAACTCATATGGATATTCACGTTAAACGTCCTTTTTTGTGTGAAGTGTGCTTGAAATCATTTGCTAAAGAAGATCAGTTAACTCAGCATAAACTTATCCATAGTGAAATATCTGAGAaatgtaaagaaaagaaaatcaggAAAAAAGATCCATCGGAAGAACTAAGAACAAGGCAAGTGAAAACTACAGAGTGTTACAAGTGTGAAATATGCATGAAAGTGTTTAAGGCATTAATACATTTAACTAAACATATGCGCACTCACACTGGCGAGGGAATCCAAGAgtgtaaaatatgtacaaaattgtTCACAACCGCAGGAGGTTTAAAAGAACATATGCGTGTCCATACTGGAGAACGCCCTTTCATATGTGATATATGCGGTAAAAGGTTTAAATCATCTGGATATTTATGGGAGCACCGGCGCATTCATACGTGTGGAATTTGCAGTACGTCCTTTGCATCTGTAGCAGAGCTAAGAAGTCATAGGCGCTCACATTCAGTAGTGCCCTCTTATGAGTGCGACATATGcaagaaatctttcaaaaataaaaaatattttgagtttcatcGGCGACATCATTCTGCGATGAATTTATATAAttgtgaaaaatgtgaaaaatctttCCTGACTTTACATCTCTTTAAAAAACACGAGCGTACACATTCTAGTGGACATCCTTACCTGTGTGAAAAATGTGGGTTAACATTCCAAATGCCAACAGATTACCATAATCACATGCGCGTTCATTCAGGTATTCGACCATACGGATGTGACATTTGTGGAAAGCCCTTCATGGGTGCTGCACGTTTAAAGGGGCATAAGCAGCATAAGCACAATGTCGAATATACAGTTGATCGCTTGTATGAATGTGAAATATGTGGTAGGTCTTTCAAATGGATTGGTAGTTTCAAACGTCACAAAACTGTACATTCTACTGAAAGGCCTTATCAGTGTCAGATATGTAAAGCATCGTTCAAAACGAAGATGTGTCTACGGAATCACAAACGATTCCATACAGGTGTTCGACCTTACGGATGTGACATATGCACAAAACGTTATGTAACTTCATCAGAtttaaagaaacataaatgtattcGCACAAATAAATGTGACATATGCAAAAAATCTTTCAGAGAGGTTGGTGCTTTAAAACGCCACATGCGTGTTCATTCTGCAGAACGTCCATATCAGTGTGGGACCTGTAACCTTTCATTTAGTGAGGCAGCTTATCTACAGAAGCACAAGCGCACTCATTCAGATGTACGACCTTACGAATGTGACATTTGTAGAAAACGCTTCATATCTAGATCTGCTTTAAAGAAACATAAGCTTTGCCATAGTGATGAAAGATTATACAATTGTGAACTATGccagaaatatttcaaagaaaaaagttcGTTAAAACGGCATAAAGATAAAAAACACTTGGGGAATGAATAA